The following are encoded in a window of Thermodesulfobacterium geofontis OPF15 genomic DNA:
- a CDS encoding secondary thiamine-phosphate synthase enzyme YjbQ has translation MEIITITIKSSKKEELIDITQEIEKVLPSKDGICIVYVPHTTAGIIVNEGADPSVKEDILNIFDKMAPQNFSYKHLEGNSPGHVKSSLTGPSLILIVEKGKLILGTWQRVFFAEYDGPRTRKVYIKFIEG, from the coding sequence ATGGAGATAATTACAATTACAATAAAATCGAGTAAAAAGGAAGAATTGATAGATATTACTCAAGAAATTGAAAAGGTATTACCTTCTAAGGATGGAATTTGTATTGTATATGTTCCTCATACTACAGCAGGAATAATTGTAAATGAAGGAGCTGATCCTTCGGTAAAGGAGGATATTTTAAATATTTTTGATAAAATGGCTCCTCAAAATTTTAGCTATAAACATCTTGAAGGAAATTCTCCTGGGCATGTAAAATCAAGTCTTACAGGACCTTCTTTAATTTTAATTGTAGAAAAGGGAAAACTTATTCTTGGTACCTGGCAGAGGGTATTTTTTGCAGAATATGACGGTCCGAGAACAAGAAAAGTATATATAAAATTCATAGAGGGATGA
- a CDS encoding L,D-transpeptidase family protein, with amino-acid sequence MKKFLAIFSFYLIIFSFSYLKAETIIFIDKSKKFLEIREKEKIIAKYEIGFGLESVLPKEKRGDFLTPEGVFKIINIKPSEYKYFLELNYPNLNDLALAYYKGIIEKEKFIKWINMLENKEIVEDSLLGGKIGIHGGGAFKWEKRDGKLYKNYHWTKGCIALNDKDLLELLKYVKNGQKVFILNSQKKFFDILKKFVYPTKIKPFEIFEGELYLKLNEDTYINFYLLENYQGSKKLVIKKWVRGALKEKIESDESGNIPEEEDFKKLFIENLENLLKPYKQLEI; translated from the coding sequence ATGAAAAAATTTTTAGCCATTTTTTCTTTTTACTTAATAATTTTTTCATTTTCCTATTTAAAAGCAGAAACTATTATCTTTATTGATAAAAGCAAAAAATTTTTGGAAATTAGAGAAAAAGAAAAAATAATAGCAAAATATGAAATAGGCTTTGGTTTAGAAAGCGTGCTTCCTAAAGAAAAAAGGGGAGATTTTTTGACTCCGGAAGGGGTTTTCAAAATAATTAACATAAAACCTTCAGAATACAAATATTTTCTTGAACTTAACTATCCCAACCTTAATGATTTGGCTTTAGCTTACTATAAGGGAATAATAGAAAAAGAAAAATTTATAAAATGGATAAATATGCTTGAAAATAAAGAAATTGTGGAAGATAGTTTACTTGGAGGAAAAATTGGTATTCATGGAGGAGGAGCCTTTAAGTGGGAAAAAAGAGATGGTAAACTTTATAAGAATTACCATTGGACTAAAGGTTGTATAGCTTTAAATGACAAAGATTTATTAGAACTTTTGAAATATGTTAAAAATGGGCAAAAAGTTTTTATTTTAAATTCTCAAAAAAAGTTTTTTGATATCCTTAAAAAATTTGTCTATCCTACAAAAATAAAACCTTTTGAAATTTTTGAGGGTGAGTTATATTTAAAATTGAATGAAGATACCTATATTAATTTTTATCTTTTAGAAAATTATCAGGGATCTAAAAAATTGGTTATTAAAAAATGGGTTAGAGGTGCTCTGAAAGAAAAAATAGAAAGTGATGAAAGCGGTAATATCCCAGAAGAAGAAGATTTTAAAAAGCTTTTTATAGAAAATTTGGAAAATCTTTTAAAGCCTTATAAACAACTTGAAATATAA
- a CDS encoding 2-isopropylmalate synthase, with product MNPRIIFFDTTLRDGEQSPGVSLNLKQKIEIGRALAELGIDVIEGGFPITSPGDFEAVKTLAKEIKGVTIAALARANKKDIEVAWEALKEAEFPRIHTFIATSDIHLKYKLKKSREEVLEIAKEAVKYALSFCPDVEFSAEDATRSDWEYLAKVVLEVVKVGAKTINIPDTVGYTVPHEYYNLIKFLIEKLILAGYEEELKNGSLRISVHCHNDLGLAVANSLSAILAGATQVEGTINGIGERAGNAALEEIIMTLKTRKDFFEKELGYPLQININTKKIVPTSQLVSKYTGMFVQPNKAIVGTNAFAHESGIHQHGIICERSTYEIINPEDVGWTGSAIVLGKHSGRHAIGFKLRSKGWQFDDEVLSQIFEKFRTELKDILKKIDDEYLEGILIDLFWEKEYRYHLVSSQVISVYSSSLKPIAQVEIEDKREGKKVSIGLGVGPIDAAYKAVAEALGYSFDKKEGKEFLNLIDFHISALSGGTSAEGVCGLIIEDEKGLRTAGLGKDGDIVIASLKAFLKALNRLEVLKEKGEELKKKVLSFKN from the coding sequence TTGAATCCAAGAATAATCTTTTTTGATACTACTTTAAGAGATGGAGAGCAATCTCCTGGTGTTTCTTTAAACTTAAAGCAAAAAATAGAAATAGGAAGAGCTCTTGCAGAACTTGGCATAGATGTTATTGAAGGAGGGTTTCCTATCACCTCACCCGGAGATTTTGAGGCAGTAAAAACTCTTGCCAAAGAAATTAAAGGGGTAACTATTGCTGCACTTGCAAGAGCAAATAAAAAAGATATAGAAGTTGCTTGGGAGGCTTTAAAAGAAGCTGAATTTCCAAGAATACATACTTTTATTGCTACTTCAGATATTCATCTAAAATATAAACTCAAAAAAAGCAGGGAAGAAGTTTTAGAAATAGCAAAAGAGGCAGTTAAATATGCACTTTCTTTTTGTCCAGATGTAGAATTTTCAGCAGAAGATGCTACTCGCAGTGATTGGGAATATTTAGCTAAGGTGGTTTTAGAAGTAGTTAAAGTAGGAGCAAAAACTATCAATATTCCTGATACAGTTGGATATACAGTTCCTCACGAATACTATAATCTTATCAAATTTTTAATAGAAAAACTTATTTTGGCAGGTTATGAAGAGGAACTTAAAAATGGTAGCTTAAGAATTTCAGTTCATTGTCATAATGATCTTGGTTTAGCAGTGGCTAATTCACTTTCAGCTATTTTAGCTGGAGCGACTCAAGTGGAAGGAACCATAAATGGAATTGGGGAAAGAGCAGGGAATGCAGCTTTAGAAGAAATTATTATGACTCTTAAAACAAGAAAGGATTTTTTTGAAAAAGAATTGGGATATCCTCTTCAAATTAATATAAATACAAAAAAAATTGTTCCTACAAGTCAGCTTGTTTCTAAATATACCGGGATGTTTGTTCAACCTAATAAAGCTATTGTTGGAACAAATGCCTTTGCTCATGAATCTGGTATTCATCAACATGGAATAATTTGCGAAAGATCAACGTATGAGATTATTAATCCAGAAGATGTAGGATGGACAGGTTCAGCAATAGTTCTTGGGAAACACTCTGGAAGACATGCTATAGGATTTAAATTGAGAAGTAAGGGCTGGCAATTTGATGACGAAGTGTTAAGTCAAATTTTTGAGAAATTCCGTACAGAATTAAAGGATATACTTAAAAAAATAGATGATGAATATTTAGAAGGCATTCTAATAGATCTATTCTGGGAAAAAGAATATAGATACCATCTTGTTTCTTCACAAGTTATAAGTGTTTATAGTAGCTCTCTAAAACCTATTGCTCAAGTAGAGATAGAGGACAAAAGAGAAGGAAAAAAAGTCTCTATTGGACTTGGAGTCGGTCCTATTGATGCAGCTTATAAAGCAGTGGCAGAAGCCTTAGGTTATTCTTTTGATAAAAAAGAAGGAAAAGAATTTTTAAATCTAATAGATTTCCATATAAGCGCGCTTAGTGGAGGAACATCAGCAGAGGGTGTTTGTGGTTTAATTATTGAAGATGAAAAAGGATTAAGAACTGCAGGTCTTGGAAAAGACGGAGATATAGTAATTGCAAGTCTGAAAGCCTTTCTTAAAGCTTTAAACCGTTTAGAAGTTTTAAAAGAAAAGGGGGAGGAATTAAAAAAGAAGGTGCTTTCTTTTAAGAATTAA
- a CDS encoding tetratricopeptide repeat protein, producing MKLKFLIPFVILVLILFSCRAQKEYYSEKAASHKEIAKVYIKENRYTEALNELELAKSADKCDPEIYNLLGLVYMGKNEYLKAEENLKEAIRLDPNFSEAYNNLGSLQMLQGKYKEAIEYFNKALENPYYVNSFIARTNLGWAYYQLKDKDKAISTLLSAFRENPRYPKTLIYLGLIYLNEGDLNSAEFYFQQALKLDKTSGEARYYLGEIYFKKGDKTKAEELWQSIIYLSPDSEWANKATQRLFLLKRTS from the coding sequence ATGAAACTAAAATTTTTAATCCCTTTTGTAATTTTAGTTTTAATTTTATTTTCTTGTAGAGCTCAAAAAGAATATTATTCAGAAAAAGCTGCTTCTCACAAGGAAATTGCCAAAGTTTACATTAAGGAAAATCGCTATACTGAAGCCCTAAATGAGCTTGAATTAGCTAAGAGTGCTGACAAATGTGATCCAGAGATATATAATCTTCTTGGACTTGTTTATATGGGAAAAAATGAATATTTAAAGGCTGAAGAGAATTTAAAGGAGGCTATTAGATTAGATCCTAATTTTTCTGAAGCTTATAATAATTTAGGTTCTCTTCAAATGTTACAAGGGAAATATAAAGAAGCAATAGAGTATTTTAATAAAGCTTTAGAAAACCCATATTATGTAAATTCTTTTATTGCTCGTACTAATCTTGGTTGGGCTTATTATCAACTTAAAGACAAGGATAAAGCTATATCTACTCTTCTTTCCGCTTTTAGAGAAAATCCTCGTTATCCTAAAACTTTGATTTATTTAGGATTAATATATTTAAATGAGGGAGATCTTAATTCAGCAGAATTTTATTTTCAACAAGCTTTAAAATTGGACAAAACCTCTGGGGAAGCAAGATATTATCTTGGAGAAATTTATTTTAAGAAAGGAGATAAAACCAAAGCAGAAGAATTATGGCAATCTATAATTTATTTAAGCCCTGACAGTGAATGGGCAAATAAAGCAACACAGAGGCTCTTTTTATTAAAAAGGACCTCTTAA